A window of Miscanthus floridulus cultivar M001 chromosome 12, ASM1932011v1, whole genome shotgun sequence genomic DNA:
tttcatatgggtcaAGAGTGCAATTTAAAATagtgtctattggtcttcaccaagcttataattagacttcatattgctattggagtaatgaattaaaatttatgtgactatcctctacctCAACATagtaaaggtatcattgtaatgtgcatgatcattctatcccttactagtatgcagttagtgcatatagttcatacttcataggatcatgcataacaaatgtaatgtttaaattcatagcctaccactattgcttgaataattagttgatctagtggttagtatatgattttgttcatgagctagtgaactcaagtacttgactcaatttggatttgctaacaagtgacaagtacaatattagcaagataacccttataaaaggtgtgaagaagcttgtcattgtttcaaaccggacttgaaagcttatgcaagtcaatttagttcaagtcaacataAAAACTCATGATAAGTAACAGGAGTACAAGCacaaagacaacaatgcaaatgtataTCTAGATTgtttatttcaagtggtatctagactcaagtattccaTCAAAaattcataagtgatgtctagatcaactcacaagtgatatcctataagtggtactcataaagataacaaaggttcaagaaatgatttttattgataaatccaacaagtaattctatactagaagattctttcaagtagtATCACATCTATACatgatatcaatcatgcaagacgatggttccacaagtgatcctcaactttaagtgatcatcaaatgaagaatgcatcacTCATCTAcaaagagctcaagtgtatcaaatgaatgacccatgctatcacataagggaaggtgtcccacaaattgatatcaagatcaaagattctatgtgtggtatctcaagaagccctacacaagatacaagtagtataagttacaagtggtatctacaagtagtgttattccaataatcaagtgatgtccataaaaaatacaaaatTCAATCCTCAACCATGTACCACAAATacgtacctttgcatcaatgagaagcacatatTTTATAAAAATTGATGATAAAGGGGAGAGATTATACacagatatgaaagctttgagaaacaatatatctaaaaaagccaaaacatctagTTATTTGATTGATTAACTACTATACGTTGCAGTATTTTTCATGTTTGGATATGGCTCCAAACAGTGTTAATCCCTCTGCATTTTAAATAGGTATAGTACAGTACTCTTGCTTACCATTTCttcgtattttttttaaaaaaattgtgcaCCACAATTGTGTCAGCCGTGGCGACTGGCGAGATGTTTTCGTACGCATCGCGAAGTCATCTGCGAGACTGCAACGCAGATGCCCCGTGAGCCAATTGTATTCCTTCGCTTTGGCACACATCCACATGAACACAACTGCAGAAGTGACCATCAAGGGGCCCACAAGTCCACGAGCCCGAGTCACACATCGCTTGTGCGTCGCTATACCGCTAGTGGGTAGAAAATCCGCAGATTCCTGTCGCTACTTCGGCCACATGGCTGCTGCGACGGCATGCCCCCGCGCCGCATCCTCCAACTCGCAGCTGCTCTCGCGCTCgcctccccgcgccgccgccgccgcggtcgcGCTCGCGCCTTCGCCGAGGACCTCCATGCGGAGGCGGCTCCTCCTCGGCGTCGGCACCCCGGTGGTTGCAGCGCTGGCGGCCGCGGCGCCGCCGGCGGTGCTGCAGGACGGGGCGGTCACGGTGCTCATCACTGCCGGCGCCTACTCTCTTGTGCGCGTCTTCGACGAGCTCACCGAGCGGCGGCTCATCGAAAAGGTcgagactttcacctcccctgTTCTTACCTGAAAAAACAAAATTGGATCTGTCTAGGTAACATTCTTGTTTTAGCTCCTCCCAACAACTGAATTTTTTCTCTAGCGTAATTTATTGGATATAATACGGAGATAACATAACTTCTACTTCTACGGGTAGACCTCAGATAATATatgccaatttttttttaaaaaaaaatacaaattattTCTATTGATTACATATACCAGAGAAATGTATACAAATTCTTCACAAATTTCAGAAAAATACAAATTCTTCACAAATACGGCCCTTGCCTTCCCGGTTTCCGCTTGCGGGAAGGAACCACCGTGCCTGGCCTTGGCTTGGACCTCAATCTGGACCCCGACCTGCAGGCCGTGTGCAAGCGCCTCCGCTCCGTGGACGACCGGGGCGCTATACCCGGCGCCGGGAGAGAAGCCGACGCCGACGGTCGGTGCGCCCGTGGCGACTTTGCTTTCCCTTGCGCCTCCGGGGCCGTGGCAATCTCAGCAAGCGCAGGAGGCGGCAGAGGATGTTGGAGCAGCAGCGTGACCACGCGTCGTTTGCGGAGTATCAGCGGCCGGTGTCAGGAGAGACGCTGACGCTGACTGTCGGTGCTCCCGTGGagacttgtcttgcccttgctcCTCCGGTGCAGTCGCAATATCAGCAGGCGGCAGCGGCAACGAGGATGTTGGAGCAGTCGCAATCTGAGCAAACGCAGGAGGCTCGCAGTGGCTTCGGGCGGGTTGATTTAGGAGCTTTGTATCAACCGAATTTTGTGTCCGTCGGATCTGATAGTCGTGCTGCCTCTGCCGCCCGATCTGCGTCGTCCCTCGTCCGCCCGAAGCCACTGCGAGCCTCCTGCGTTTGCTGAGATTGCGACTGCTCCAACATCCTCGTTGCCGCTGCCGCCTGCTGATATTGCGACTGCGCGGGAGGAGCAAGGTCAAGACAAGTCTCCACAGGAGCATCGACAGTCAGCGTCAGCGTCTCTCCTGCCACCGGCCGCTGATACTCCGCAAATGACGCGTGGTCACGCCGCTGCTCCAACATCCTCTGCCGCCTCCTGCGCTTGCTGAGATTGCCACGGCCCCAGAGGCGCAAGGGAAAACAAAGTCGACACGGGCGCACCGACCGTCGGCGTCAGCTTCTCTCCCGGCGCCGGGTATAGCGCCCCGGTCGTCCACGGAGCTGAGGCGCTTGCACACGGCCTGCATGTCGGGGTCCAGGTTGAGGTCCAAGCCAAGGCCAAGCACGGCGGTTCCTTCCCAAGCGGAAACCGGGAAGGCAAGGGCCGTAGGAATTTGTATTTTTCTGAAATTTGTGAAGAATTTGTATATATTTCTCTGGATCTGtaatccatagaaataatttgtattTAAAAAAATTGGCATATATTTATCTGAGGTCTGCAATTCGTAGAAGTAGAAGTTGTGTTATCTCCAGATTACATCGCTCTGTCCAATAAATTACACTAAAGAAATCATTATAAATATAGTAATAATACGGTGTAAATATAGTTACAAGACACTGTAAGTGATGGGCAAAAATTCAGTTGTTGGGAGGAGCTAAAACAACTAAATGTTACCTAGACTAGATCCAAATTTTAGCTTTGCCTACCTGTCGTGGCTTCATTTTCAGTAAAAGGGTCCGTAGCTAAGGTCTAAGGAGGCCGAGGCTTTGATCAGTGAAAGAAACATAGATGTCATCACTTTGCTTATGTTCACTGTTGCTGGCTTCTGATTCATATCATGAATAAAGGCAGAGTTTGAGCAGGAAGGTTGTGCACGTGCTATCCGGCGTCCTGTTCATGTCATCTTGGCCACTGTTCAGGTATTCCCTGTCCCTGGCATGCATCGAGACTCATAACCTTTCACACTTCAAAGCCACCACATGAGGCATGAAAGCAAAGCATGCTCTACTTCTACCTGCAGCAATTCGACAGAAGCACGGTATTTTGCTGCAGTCGTTCCATTCTTGAACTCCATAAGGCTTCTGACATATGGACTCCGTCTCTACACTGATGAAGCTCTAGTAAAATCAGTGACACGTGAAGGAAAACCAGAGTAAATCCTATTAACTGAAAATTCATATGATTATTTAGCTTGCTGCTCTCACAATAACGACTTTGTTTCTTTACAGGGAATTACTGAAAGGTCCACTCTATTATGTCTTGGTGCTGCTGTTCAGTGTTTTAGTCTTCTGGCGTGAGTCCCCCATTGGGATTGTATCCTTATCGATGATGAGTGGTGGCGATGGTATTCCCACGCTTCTAGCATGATGTTATTTTGTAGAACACCATTGCATTTGATTGTTTATGTTATAAGTGATCTGCATTTGCTTGGGCCATAACTTGGCAGGGTTCGCTGACATTGTTGGGAGAAGGTATGGCTCAGCGAAGCTGCCATTCAATAAGAAGAAGAGCTGGGCTGGGAGCATCTCTATGTTCATTTCTGGTTTCCTGCTGTCCGCGATGTAGGTTATTGCCTCATATATGCATTGCTCATTCTTTTGATGTGTATTGAGAGTTTTTCTTTCCCTACTTATGTACCAATACTTTTCATTGCAGGATGATGTTCTACTTCTCAAGCCTGGGTTACATTCATGTTATCTGGGAGGAGGCACTTGGTAAGCTGGCGCTTGTTGCACTGGCAGCAACAGTAGTGGAGTGTATTCCTGTGACTGAAGTTGTAGATGACAATATATCTGTTCCTTTGGCCACCATGCTGGTAGCTTTTCTCTTGTTTAGCTCCAACGCACAATGATTAATTaatactactagtactagtagaTTATTTGAACTTTCCTGCAATGCCTCCAAGTTCCCACTTCTTATTTCATCTATTAAGCACAAGTAAGACATGTGATGAGTTCTTCAGTGACGAGTTTTTTTCTTGAAATTCATCAGTGACGAGTTGTGCTTGCTTCCCATGTGATCTCTAGTACTTGGTGGCGATGGCCTAACGTCTCCTTGCCTTGGCTGTTTTAGTGGTAAAGTATGATTATTAGCCTGGTCCGAAGTGAAACTCTCACCCTCAGATGCTCAGTGATGTGCTTGGCTTTACCTGATGCTGATGGTGTACAGTGTACTCCATGCAATTCCTCTTGCCGCCCGTTGCCCTTTTGATCTGTGATTGGCTGGAGAGGAACGTGGAGCTTGTGTGTTGTGTGGCTGCATCTGAAATACCTTATATTATACAGCTGATTTGTCCTCTGGAGAAATTAAGGGGTTTTTTTTTAGGGGCTCTTgtgtttgtacccttgttttgtatcgaaattgtgattttgcccctatttttttgactttgtgaatttacccctactgtgccattcacgaagcaccagtttgtcCCTgttccgtcatccacccctaacggtgttaaactttatACAAAAGGACAtaaatgcccatgcgattttgtccctgtttgttatgcctaattgtgattttaccctgatttggaattagacttttttattgtatgctgataattgattaaatttggtcaaacatatttggcacaacttgcaattatttgaactcagatttaatattgataaatattcaaaattttgggatCAAAAGGTTCATAATGCTGGGATGGGAGATTACATAAGATGCTACAGAGATCGATTCATATGTAGACAGTGGACTGGACTCCGCCGTGTTTCCGTGTGTTCTAGTCTCAAATTAGTTCCTGTATAGCAGAAACCAGGTGTAAATGATCACGCTGCACACATACGCCTCTCCATGTACAAGCTAAGGCTAGGATCATCAGCGACTCTAGCTTTCAGAGGCTTTGGTCTCTGCTCGATGCCGCCGCGTCCAGCGTCAGCATAGCTCTGGACGCTGCCGCCTTCTCCCGGTGAAACCTCCTGAAGTCGGTACCGATTCGGCGACGCCGCGCAGGATGGTCTCTGGCACAATGCGCAGGGGCGGCGGCAGGACGCAGGTGATGGCGATCTCCAGGTGGCTAAACGCTCCCTCTGGACAGAAAGAATGATGGCAAAATTATACCAGATGTCCTTTCAGAAATGAATGGATAAGAAAACATGTGAAAGTTGATGAGAACGAACTACAGCCACATCGTTACTGGCAGAGAAAAGTTGCTTATATAATATACTAATATTAAAATATTTTTCTCGACAGAGCAGCAGCAATTCTAGTGAGTGTTCCAACCACAAAAGGCAATAAACTGAAGGATGGTTATCTCAATTAATCTGGCATAGCAAAAGTACAATTTTGAGTCTAACTCACCTGAATGAGGACTTTCTCACCGTAGATTTGCTTAACAGCAGCCATGAACTCTTCCATAAGCTCATCATACTCCTGCCATTAAGGAAAATGCACAGATAAGTTCTCAAGCATCACATATTTTGCGAATTCCTAACTCCCAGCAATCTCGACACAACTACATACCTCGCCAGTTGCACGTTTTTGCCGGAGTCCAATGTAGAACTCATCATTAAGCAGTTTCTCATTATTTGTGCCAACGTCAATTGTGATAGGCAAACACTGCAACGTAATTTAGAATTCACCAATTGCGATAACTTAGTTGTTTGTTGGTACCAAACATACAGGACCATTACAAGAGATGCAACCAAAAAGGGGACAGAAAAGATATGACCGCTTACAGCTGATGGACGAACTCCTCCAAGAGCAGTGTATAGAGCAAGCTTGCCTACAGGAATTCCCATTCCCTATAGAAGGATTCAGTATAATATAAGCAAAGGCCCTCAAGTAATACGCAACTAATGAGAATCATACCTGACAACCCAAATCTCCAAGTCCCAAGATTCGCTTACCATCAGTAACACAGATAACTTGAATGTCCCTATGTGGCCAGTTCCTTAGAACTTCTAGGACCCTCCCCCTGGAATGCACCTCGAGGTCAGTCCAGATCACATAGGTAGATAGGAAACAGCTATATATTTTTGTAAATTTCGAGCAAATACAGGCACACATACTTGTCCCTCAGGCTGACATACAGACCCTGTGGTTGTCAAAAGATGGACCCATACTTCTGGCAGGCCTCACCTACAGTTGGTGTGTAAACAACAGGAAGCAGCTCCTCCACATTATCAATTAAAAGCTTGTAGAAAAGCCTCTCGTTCCTCTCCTGAAAACAGGAGTTGTTAAGCACAATGATGCAACCAACCATTCGTTCTAAGTGAACATCTCATTTCAATTATGCTGGCAGTCGCAAGCTTTCATATAAGAGTAGAAAGGATAAACTGGGATACCTGAAGGTCCATCATGGCCATATAGCGCTGCAAAGGGACCTGATACTGCCGCAGGTTGTGCATGATCTTCTTAATCTACACATACATTAACGTGATCTTcagtaaataaaaaaagaaagaaaggtcaGCACAAGAACAGATACTGTTGTAGCCAGTATTGTGCCCCATACTTGGAGTCACTGTCGAAGGGGTAGTGGATGAAACCAGACAAATTTGTATCGCTGTGGGCCAGCTTAGAATATACCTGCACGAAACAGGAACAATCCAAAGCAAAGTGGACAATTCCCGGCTTTGCTCAATAACTCTGGACCTAACTCAGCATGAGTTCATCTGTGACTCCAACCCGATTCAGAATTCTACGACAACGCCAAAAAATCATTTCGAATTCAGAATTCTACAACACCGCCAAAGAAACATTCTGAAACTGAAACTTGCTAGAAACTCCCATGTGACATATGGTGATTTAACAAATCTAGACTATATCAGACTGGACCAAGCTGGAGCACGTTTTGATAAATTATTATTTTGAAACTAAAACAAAAGGCAAAATAAAGGGGAAGTTTCGGAAGAATGTAGCTAGTCAAGCACGCGAGCACTAATAGAACCAAGCAATTAGATTTGACTAGACGTATAATCAAGCAATAGTAGAATTAGAACCAATATGGTAGAGCTAGACAGCCAAAAGCTTCACGCATCTACTACACTCCTAAACACGTCAGCATCACGCGGACGAAACCGTGTACCAAGCCCGGATCAACACGAGAGTCTGAACCAAACCAGCAAAAGTAAATTGATATGAGATGGGCCATATAGCGCTGCAAAGGGACAATGGGATATCTGGTTACGAGCCCTCGCGGCGGCCGGCGAGCGCGCGGCGCGAGCGAGCCCTCGCGGTAGCCGCCGAGCGCGGCGGTGGCCGGCGAGCGCACGGCACGGGCGAGCCCTCGCGGCCTCCGGCGAGCGCACGGTGCGGGCGAGCCCTCACGGCTGCGCCCCGGCCCGCTCCGCGTCCACATCGCCAGGCGCCCCGGCAGCCGCGGccaagcaccgccgccgcccgccctgATGCCGCGACGCCCGCCCCCGCGTCCCGGGCCGCTCCGCGCCCACGTCGCCCAGATGCGGGGTTgccggagcgccatgaccggcgggCGAGGGCCGCCGTCGCGCGGGCGCAGGGGCGCGCGGCCGCGACGGTGCTCGGCCGCCGGTCTTCTGTCCGCACCAGATAGCAACGAAAAGAACGAGCGGATAAGAATAGAGAGGAAGGGGCATTTCAGTCATTTCACATATGATTTtatgtgttttatttttttttaaatcgtTTAATCAGCCTCTAAATAACGGACATCCAAACCAGGGGTAAACGGCTCCTTCGTTTCAAaataacaggggtaaaatcacaaagttgaaaaaacaGGAGTAAAATCACAATTAAATCTCTGGACAGGGGCAAAAACACCGTTTTCCCTTTTTTTTATGACAGGAGAAATTAAGGTTGTGTTCGGCTTGTCAGTTTTCCTATAGAGCAACTAAGGTTTCGTCAGCAAATGCATTGTTGTTGTAATGTTATACGAGGCTATCTATATTATGAGCTAGGTGTTGAAAGTCTTAGAACTAGTAACTATTTGATGCTGTTGAGGGTGCCCTAATTAAGGCTATGAGTGGGTTTGCTGTGATTAGCCTAATGATTACCCTAAACAGGACAGGTGCTACTCCAGTCGATCTTGGCATCCTAGTGATCTTAAATGAGAGAGATACTAGAAGATCACAAGCCTGAGTGCATATCTAGCCTCGTATACGAT
This region includes:
- the LOC136497192 gene encoding probable phytol kinase, chloroplastic, producing the protein MAAATACPRAASSNSQLLSRSPPRAAAAAVALAPSPRTSMRRRLLLGVGTPVVAALAAAAPPAVLQDGAVTVLITAGAYSLVRVFDELTERRLIEKSLSRKVVHVLSGVLFMSSWPLFSNSTEARYFAAVVPFLNSIRLLTYGLRLYTDEALVKSVTREGKPEELLKGPLYYVLVLLFSVLVFWRESPIGIVSLSMMSGGDGFADIVGRRYGSAKLPFNKKKSWAGSISMFISGFLLSAMMMFYFSSLGYIHVIWEEALGKLALVALAATVVECIPVTEVVDDNISVPLATMLVAFLLFSSNAQ